From the Deltaproteobacteria bacterium genome, the window AGGCCGCGTCGCGGCAGCGCCGCGAGCTCGGCGGCGACCGCTTCCGCACGCGCGAGCGTCGCGCCGTCGTCGACGAGCTCGGCGAGGAGACCGAGGCGGAACGCCTCCTCAGCGCCGATCGTCCGCCCGGTGAGCGCGAGCATGCGCGCCATACCGTCGCCAACCGCCGCGCGCAGCGCGGCGAAGCCGCCCGCCGCCCCGAACTTCACCTCCGGCATCCCGAGCTGCGCTCCCCGTCCGGCGATCCGCACGTCGCACGCGAGCAGGAGCGCGAGCCCGCCGCCGAGGGCGCGCCCCTCGACCGCCGCGACGAGCGGCTTCGGGAAGCTCGCGAGCGCGTCGAACATGCGCGTCGACGACTCGACGATCTCGCGCCGGTTCGCCGCGTCGCCGCCGAAGCGGCTCACATCCATGCCGGCGCAGAAGTCGGGCGGCGCGCCGGCGATCACGACGCACGCGAGCCCGTCGTCGGCGGCGATCGTCGCGAGCAGCTCCGCGAAACCGCGGCGCATGGCGAAGGTGAGCGCGTTCCGCTTGGCGCCGCGGTCGAGGGTGAGGACGGCGTAGCCGTCGCGGCGGGCGAGCGAAAGGTCGGCGGGCGTGGTCATCGTCGGCCGGTGCGTCCCCGCCCAACAAACGGCAGCAGCATCGACACGCGCCTCTGGTAGTCGCGATACTGCTCGCCGTGCAGGTGGACCAGCGTGCGCTCCTCGATCTGGAGAGCGACGAGGATGTAGGCGGTCGTCACGATCGCGAAGAGGAGATGTCCCTGGCTCATGGCCGGCGTTGCCCAGAACGCGATCAAGAAGCCCAGCATCAGCGGATGCCGTACCCACTTGTAGAAGAGGCGTTCCTTGAACGTGGGATGCACGAGCGGCCGTCCGAGCGCATACGAGACGGACTGCGTGAGACCGAAGAGCTCGAAGTGGTCGATGAGGAACGTCGAGACGAGCACGATACCCCATCCGGCAAGGGAGATGCCGACGAGCAGCGCCGCCGCGAAGGCGTTCTCGATCCGCCAGACTGACACGGGGAGCGGACGCCATTGCCATGCCATGAAGGCGAGGATCACCGTCGTGAGGAAGACGAACGTCGTGCGTTCGCTGTGCCACGGCACCCAGCGTGTCCAGACTTGCTTGAACGCCGGGCGCGCCATGATGGTGTGCTGCAGGGCGAAGATCCCGAGGAGCACGATGTTGATGGCGATGGCCGTGCCCGTCGACGAAGCGGGCGGCCCATCATCGATGCCTTTCGGGACGACCCAGTTCCCGACGAACCCGATCAGATAGAGAAACGTGCAGAAGAAGAAGAGATACGTACCCACCCCGTACGCCAGTATCAGAGCGCGAGCGACGCCGCCGCCCGTCTCGTGCGTCTCCATCGAGGATCGCGTCGTCATGACGTCAGCCTGCTTCTACGGTGGGCGCGCCGGCCCGCGATCGAGAGACCCATCGTCTCGCAAATGCCAGTGCCACCGTCAACGCATGGAGGAAAGGTTCGGAACGACTCCTCGGACTGCCCCGCCGGCGCCCGACGGAACCGGATTCGTCGAGTGGTACGGCACCCCCTCCGTAGGCTCATGCCGAAAATCGACGCGGCGAACGCGCGCCGCTGGGCCCTGTTTTGTTGACATTCTCACGCGTTGCGCAGAGTATCGGCCCCTTTCCCAGCGATCGCGCCATGAGCAGCCAGGACATCGTCACGCGCACCGATCGTCATCTGATGGCCACCTACCTCCGGGCCCCGGTGGCGTTCGTTCGTGGCGACGGAGCGCGCCTCTGGGACGCCGACGGGAAGGAGTATCTCGACCTCTTCGCGTGCCTCGCGGTCGCGAATCTCGGGCACGCGCCAAGGGCCGTCGCGGAGGCGATCAACGCGCAGACCGCGAAGATCTTCCACGTCTCGAACCTCCATTACTGCGAGCCCCAGATGCGCCTCGCCGAGTTGCTCTGCGAGCGCTCGTTCGCGGACAGGGTGTTCCTCTGCAACAGCGGCGCCGAGGCCAACGAGGCGGCGATCAAGCTCGCACGCCGCTGGGGCCACGCGAACGGCGGCCAGCGCTTCGAGATCGTGACCGCGCTCGGCTCCTTCCACGGCCGGACGCTCGCGACCCTCACCGCGACGGGACAGGAAAAGATCCGGGTCGGCTTCCAGCCGCTTCCCGGCGGCTTCCGCTACGTGCCCTTCGACGACCTCGGCGCGCTCGACCGCGCGCTCACCGACACCACCGCCGCGCTCCTTCTGGAGCCGATCCTCGGGGAAGGCGGCGTCGTCGTGCCGAGCCCGGAGTATCTCGTCGGCGCTCGCAAGCTCTGCGACGAGCGCGGCATTCTCTTGATGCTCGACGAGATCCAGGTCGGCATGGGGCGGACCGGGACGCTCTTCGCCTACGAGCAGCTCGGCGTCGTTCCCGACGTCATGACGCTCGCGAAGGCGCTCGCGAGCGGCATCCCGATCGGTGCTTGCCTCGCGCGCGCCGACATCGCCGCGGCGTTCGGCGCCGGCGCGCACGGCTCGACCTTCGGCGGCAACGCGGTCGCGGCGGCCGCCGCGGTGCGGACCCTCGAGATCATGACCGCACCCGAGTTTCTGCCCGGCGTCCGGCAGCGAGCGGTGCACTTCCGCGCCGGCCTCGACCGCATCGCGGCACGCTCGCCGAAGGTGAAGGGCGTGCGGGGCGCCGGCTTCATCCAGGGCATGCTGCTCTCGGAGCCGGGCGCGCCGCTGGTGGCGAAGTGCCTCGAGCGCGGCGTGCTCCTCAACTGCACGGCGGACACGGTGCTCCGGTTCCTGCCGCCGCTCGTCATCACCGAAAACGAGATCGACCAGGCGCTGGCGATCGTCGAAGAGGTACTCTCGGCATGAAGCGTGACCTCCTCCGCCTCGTCGATCTCACGCGCGACGAGTGCGCGGCGCTCTTCGCCCTGGCGACCGAGATCAAGACGGCGCTGCGCTCCGGCAAGCCGCGGCCGCTCCTCGCCGGCAGAACGCTCGCCATGATCTTCGAGAAGCCGAGCCTGCGAACGCGCGTCAGCTTCGAGGCGGGCATGTTCCAGCTCGGCGGCCACGCGATCTATCTCGCGCCGTGGGACATCCGCCTCGGCGAGCGCGAGACCGTCGCCGACGTCGCGCGCAATCTGGCGCGCGTCGTCGACATGATCGTCGCGCGCACGTTCAGCCATGACGTGCTCGTCGAGCTCGCCGGGCACGCGAAGGTTCCCGTCATCAATGGCCTCACCGACCTGCACCACCCCTGCCAGGTGCTCGCCGACCTCTTCACGCTGGTCGAACACCGCCGGAAGCTCGACGACCTGCGCGTGGTGTTCGTCGGCGACGGCAACAACCTCGTACACTCCTGGATGGAGGCGGCGGCGGTCTTCCCCTTCACGTTCGCGCTCGCCTGCCCGGCGGGCTACGAGCCGAACGTCGAGATCCTCGCGGAGTGCCGCGCGCGCGGCGCCCGCATCGAGATCACCCGGTCCGTCTCCGACGCCGTCCGCAGCGCCGACGTCCTCTACACCGATGTCTGGACGAGCATGGGCCAGGAAGACGAGGCGGTCGAGCGCCGCACCCACTTCGCCGGCTACCAGATCGACGACGGGGTGCTGCGCCACGCCGCCAAGGACGCGCTGGTGATGCATTGCCTGCCCGCCCATCGCGGCGAGGAGATCACGGACGCCGTGATCGAGGGCCGCCAGTCGGTCGTCTTCGACCAGGCGGAGAATCGCCTGCACCTCCAGAAGGCCCTGATGGCCTGGCTCGCCCGGGAGAGCGGCAAATGACCGAGAACGTCAAGAAGATAGTGCTGGCGTACAGCGGCGGGCTCGATACGTCCGTCATCCTGCGCTGGCTGATCGAGCAGTACGGATGCGAGGTCGTGGCCTTCTGCGCCGATCTCGGCCAGGCCGACGAGATCGCCACGATCGAGGAGCGCGGCCTCGCGACCGGCGCGTCGAAGGTCGT encodes:
- a CDS encoding enoyl-CoA hydratase/isomerase family protein; its protein translation is MTTPADLSLARRDGYAVLTLDRGAKRNALTFAMRRGFAELLATIAADDGLACVVIAGAPPDFCAGMDVSRFGGDAANRREIVESSTRMFDALASFPKPLVAAVEGRALGGGLALLLACDVRIAGRGAQLGMPEVKFGAAGGFAALRAAVGDGMARMLALTGRTIGAEEAFRLGLLAELVDDGATLARAEAVAAELAALPRRGLLLQTEIVRASAGKTLAEGLAYEQAVFRRIVLGSE
- a CDS encoding isoprenylcysteine carboxylmethyltransferase family protein, whose product is METHETGGGVARALILAYGVGTYLFFFCTFLYLIGFVGNWVVPKGIDDGPPASSTGTAIAINIVLLGIFALQHTIMARPAFKQVWTRWVPWHSERTTFVFLTTVILAFMAWQWRPLPVSVWRIENAFAAALLVGISLAGWGIVLVSTFLIDHFELFGLTQSVSYALGRPLVHPTFKERLFYKWVRHPLMLGFLIAFWATPAMSQGHLLFAIVTTAYILVALQIEERTLVHLHGEQYRDYQRRVSMLLPFVGRGRTGRR
- a CDS encoding aspartate aminotransferase family protein, translating into MSSQDIVTRTDRHLMATYLRAPVAFVRGDGARLWDADGKEYLDLFACLAVANLGHAPRAVAEAINAQTAKIFHVSNLHYCEPQMRLAELLCERSFADRVFLCNSGAEANEAAIKLARRWGHANGGQRFEIVTALGSFHGRTLATLTATGQEKIRVGFQPLPGGFRYVPFDDLGALDRALTDTTAALLLEPILGEGGVVVPSPEYLVGARKLCDERGILLMLDEIQVGMGRTGTLFAYEQLGVVPDVMTLAKALASGIPIGACLARADIAAAFGAGAHGSTFGGNAVAAAAAVRTLEIMTAPEFLPGVRQRAVHFRAGLDRIAARSPKVKGVRGAGFIQGMLLSEPGAPLVAKCLERGVLLNCTADTVLRFLPPLVITENEIDQALAIVEEVLSA
- the argF gene encoding ornithine carbamoyltransferase, which codes for MKRDLLRLVDLTRDECAALFALATEIKTALRSGKPRPLLAGRTLAMIFEKPSLRTRVSFEAGMFQLGGHAIYLAPWDIRLGERETVADVARNLARVVDMIVARTFSHDVLVELAGHAKVPVINGLTDLHHPCQVLADLFTLVEHRRKLDDLRVVFVGDGNNLVHSWMEAAAVFPFTFALACPAGYEPNVEILAECRARGARIEITRSVSDAVRSADVLYTDVWTSMGQEDEAVERRTHFAGYQIDDGVLRHAAKDALVMHCLPAHRGEEITDAVIEGRQSVVFDQAENRLHLQKALMAWLARESGK